A stretch of DNA from Hoeflea ulvae:
CTGCACCCAGCCGACAAGCTCATTGGTCTTGCCGGCCATTGCAGACACCACCACGGCCACCTGGTGCCCGGCGTCAACTTCACGTTTGACATGCCGGGCGACATTGTGGATCCGGTCCAGGTCGGCAACCGACGTGCCGCCAAACTTCATGACTATGCGGGCCATATTGCATTATCCGCTGGCAATCCCGTTTCCGGGCAAGAAAAACCGCCCCGGGTTCCGGAGCGGAAGGTGGCGGTCTCATAACCAAATTTCTTTCACCCTGCAACAGGATCAGTCGTGCGACCTTGGCAACCCTTGACAAGAACAGTGCGACGCCCGAGTTGAAAGGCGACAATTCAAAGCGGAGAATGACCGATGAGCCAGGCTGAGCGGACAACGATAGATCAGGGCGAAGTCGAGCGTTTTTCGGCCATGGCCGCGGAATGGTGGAACCCGCAGGGCAAGTTCCGCCCGCTGCACAAGTTCAATCCGGTGCGCCTGACCTATATTCGCGACCATGTCGCAGCCCATTTCGGCCGTGACGCGAAGAGCGACAAGCCGCTCTCCGGGCTTCGCCTGCTCGACATCGGCTGCGGTGGCGGCCTGCTGTGCGAGCCGATGGCGCGGATGGGCGCCGAGGTTCTTGGCGCCGACGCCTCCCGCGTCAATATAGAGGTGGCGTCGCTGCACGCTGCCCAGAGCGGCGTCGATGTCAGCTATGAGGCGATCACCTCCGAGGATCTGGCCGCCCGCGGCGAACGCTTCGACGTGGTTTTGAACATGGAAGTGGTCGAGCATGTCGCCGATGTCGACCTGTTCCTGTCCTCCTGCGCCGAGATGGTCAAGCCCGGCGGCCTGATGTTCGTCGCCACCATCAACCGGACCATGAAGGCGATGGCCTTTGCCATTGTCGGCGCCGAATATGTGTTGCGCTGGCTGCCGCGCGGCACCCATCAATATGAAAAGCTGGTCCGGCCGGAAGAAATCGAAACGCCGCTGGCAGCCTCCGGCATGACGGTCATCGAACGCACCGGCGTCTCGTACAATCCGCTGCAGGACCAGTGGAACCTCTCCCGCGACATGGATGTGAACTACATGATGCTGGCCGAGCGGCCGAAGAGCGGCTGACCCGCCCCCTGCCAGCCATGTCCGGAAAATATTGGCGCATGCTCAAACCGGAATCGTCTTGAGCTTCTCCAGCATTTCCCGCTGACCCGCCGCATTCGCCTCTGTGAGCGCTTTCACACGGACGCGATCAGTCTGCAGCGGCAGAGCAGTAGGCGGCCACATGCAGGCCGAAATCATACATCGCCAGATGAAACACGGGCGAAGTCATGTCAGCTCAGATCGTCTGGGAACTCGGGCAGAGGCGCAATTTCGATGCCGTCCTCGATCAGCGATTTGGCGTCCTCGCTGGAAGCCTTGCCGATGATGCCGCGGGCTTCGCTCTCGCCATGGTGGATCTTGCGCGCCTCGTCGGCGAAGCGGTCGCCGACATCCTCCGAGTTCTGCTTGACCGCCTGCACCATCTCCCGCAGCTTGCGCAGCGCCTCGCGCCTTTCGGGATCCATCGCCAGGGGCCGCGACGGCGTCTGACGCGAGACGGCCAAGGCCGGAGCCATCAGCGCCTTTCCGATCTGGCGGGATCCGCAGACCGGACATTCGACAAGTCCGCGTTCACATTGCGCGTCGAAATCCGCGCTTGAGGAAAACCATCCCTCAAACGCATGTTCCTTCTCGCAATGCAGGGAAAACCGGATCACGCCACCTGCTCTCCCATTGAGGTCCGCAGGCCCTTGTCGAGACGGTAGCTCCGGGCATTCTTCAGATTGGGAATTTTTGACCGTGCGGCCCGAACCTCATCGAGCGCCAGGCCGGCGACAATGACGCCGGGCTCATCGCCCTGCATTTCCGCCAGAACCCGCCCCCAGGGATCGACGATCATCGAATGGCCATAGGTCTCGCGGCCATCCTCATGCACACCGCCCTGCGCGGCCGAAACCATGAAGGCGCCGTTTTCGATTGCTCTCGCGCGCTGCAGCACATGCCAGTGCGCTTCGCCGGTCTGCCGGGTGAAGGCGGCAGGCGCGGTCAGGATTTCCGCCCCGGCCAGCGCCAGATCGCGAAACAGATGCGGGAAGCGGACGTCGTAACAGATGCCCATCCCCAGCAGCGCGCCGTCGAGATCCACAGTCACGGCCTTGTCGCCGGATTGATAGGTCGCGCTTTCGCGCCAGCTCTCACCATTGTCGAGGTCGACGTCGAACATGTGGATCTTGTCATAGCCGGCCAGCCGGGCGCCGTCGGGAGCAAACACCACGCCGCGATTGCCCGCCATGCCATTGCCCGCATCCACGGCCGTGGATCCGATATGCAGATAGATGCCGAGATCCGTTGCCAGTTTCGACGCGGCGCGCAGCACCGGATCTTCGGCTTCCGGCCTCAGGCTCTTGCGCAGCGCCTCTCGGTCCTTCACCAGCGCGCCGGTCATTTCCGGCGTCTGCACATAGCGTGCGCCGCGTGCTGCAGCCTGGCGGACCAGATCCTCCATCGCGGCAATGTTTGCCGGCACGGAGACCCCCGAGCGCATCTGGACCGCGGCGACAATCATCTCGCGCATCTGTCAGGCTTCCTTCAGCATCGGATCAAGCTTGCCTGCACGCTCCAGCGCCATCAGTTCATCGCAGCCGCCAACATGGGTGCTGCCGATGAAGATCTGCGGGAATGTAGTCCGGCCATTGGCCTTGGCAATCATTTCCTGCCGCAGATCGGGCGAGAAAGTTGCGTCATGTTCGGTGTAGCCGGCGCCCTTGTCGTCCAGCAACCGCTTGGCCGCAGTGCAGAACCCGCAGAACTGTCGGGTATAGATAATCACGTCAGGCATGGGAAACTCCGGTTGTTGAACGGTCAGTATGGCCTTCAGGCATATAGGGTTTCCTCGCCCTGGCTTGCAACCCTGGCAAATGTCAGCACATTGACCCGGCTCGCCCCGCCGCGCAGCAACGCCCGCGTCGCCGCCTCGAGGGTGGCGCCTGTGGTCAGCACGTCATCAACCAGCAGCACCTTCAGCCCGTTGATCCGGTGCGCCTGCTCGGGAACCGCAAGAAAAGCACCGCGCACATTGTCCTGCCGGGCCCGCAGCCCGAGGCCGACCTGCTGGCGGGTGGCGCGGATCCGCCGCATCGCCCCCGGCAGGAACGGCTTTCCGGTCAACCGCGCCAGCATCCGCGCTAGTTCCGCCGACTGGTTGTAACGCCGCGAGAACAACCGGCCCCTGTGCAAGGGCACCGCCACGATGACATCGCTGTCATCGATCACATCACGGCCGGCGCGAACCATCCAGGCCGCCATCATCGGCGCGAGATCGGCCCGGTCGGCATATTTCAGCCGATGCACGATTTTGCGCGCGACGCCGTCATGAAACACCGCCGCTCTCGCTTTGGCGTAGCGCGGCGGATCGGCGATCGCCTGCGGCGACACCAGGCCCTCGCCCCGGTCATGATCAAATGGCAGACCGGTAATTTCGCAAAACGGCCCTTCGATGAAACGGACGGTCCCCCAGCAGACCGGGCACAGCGCGGCCGGGCGGTCCGTCATCTTGCCGCAGCCCGCGCAGACCGGCGGATAAACCAGCCGCATCAGGCCGGCGCCGGCGCGCGCAAACGCCAGCTTCAGCCCCTGCAGGTGATGGCTTGCATCCGTTGGGTACATTGGTTGACTTTAACGCCGTTCCATCCAACAAGCGAGCCGGAGTGACAGCGGATTGAATCATGGATCGCCTTTTTGACCACGCACTGATGCACCAGCGCCGCTTGCGTGCGCTGGCCCGCCCCGTGCCCGGCGCCGATTTTCTGGTGCGCCGGATTGCCGAGGACATGGCCGAGCGCCTCTCGGTGGTCGAGCGCCATTTCGACCATCCGGTCCAGGTCCATGGCGGCTTGCCCCACGCCGCCGATGCGATGCAAGCCACCGGCAAGACGGCAAATTTCCGCTTTGTCGATCTGTGCGCCCTGCCCGGCATCGATGCCCGCGCCGTCACCCTTGCCGACCCCGACCATGTGCCGCTGCCGCCGGAAAGCGCCGATCTGCTGGTCTCGCCTTTGGCGCTGCACCTGACCAACGACACGCCGGGTGTCTTGGTGCAAATGCGCCGTGCGCTCAAGCCCGACGGGTTGCTGCTCGCGGCGGCGCCGGGCGCAGGCACGCTGGGCGAACTGCGCGAATCCCTGCTTGCCGCCGAGAGCGAATTGACCGGCGGCGCCAATGCCCGGGTCCATCCCTTTGCCGATATTCGCGACTATGGCGCCCTGCTGCAGCGCGCCGGCTTTGCCCTGCCGGTCACCGATATCGATGACGTGGTGGTCAGATATTCGGACATGTTCGGGCTGTTGAGAGATCTGCGCGCCATGGGCATGACCTCGCTGCTGAGCGACCGGAGCCGCGAACCGGCCGGCCGAAAGCTGTTTTTGCGTGCGGCACAGATCTACGCGGAACGGTTTTCCGACCCGGACGGGCGCATCCGCGCCAGCTTTCCGGTGATCCACCTTTCGGGATGGGCGCCGCATGAAAACCAGCAGAAGCCGCTCAAGCCGGGCTCCGCCAAGGCACGACTGGCCGACGCATTGAAGGCGCCGGAACAAAAGCTGCCGCGCTGACACGGCGGCGGATGGCGCGCAGCGGTGCAGCGATTGCAGAGATACAAGGGAATAGGTGCTTCACCCGGCTCAGGCCGAGGCGGCGCAGGGGTGAGTCACCGGCTGCGTGTCAGCGGCTGTTCTCGAGATGCAGGGCTGCATTGTCCATGGTGCCGGTGATGGCGTTGCCCAGCGAGATGCCGCCGGCAACCAGCGCGATGGCGATCAGGGACGTGATCAGGCCATATTCGATGGCCGTGGCGCCGCTTCGATCTTCGAGAAACCTATAGAGCAAATTTTTCATGACATGTTCCTGGTTCAGCATGCGGTCGGCATGCGGCGATCGGATCAGCAGTCGCCGGTTTTCCGGCCATCGCTTCGGATGATGCAAAGCGCGCCGGGATTTTCCTGCAATATCGATTTGCGGACAGTGTAGATGGAGTTCTGGGAACGCTGCGGGATAGATCCGGTGGTGATGTTGTCATACTGCTCGGGCACCCAGGCGACCCGTGCCGAATGTGTGCGATTGGCCAGGATCGGTGTGAGGATGGCTGCAACCGCGATGGCCGCCGTCCCGAAAAGCAGGGCGGCACGAACGGCGCCGGATCGCTTTGGCTGGGCTTCCACGCCGTCTCTGTCCATAACCGTCATCCAGAAATCACTGTCGCTCATAACGCCTCCACCAAGAACCGTTCAAGGTCCGCCACTCCCTTCAATATTGCGGGAAGGGAATTGAAGTTTCATTAACGCTATTGCGAAAGATTGATATTCAGTCTCTTGCGGACGGGGCGTTACAATAGGTCGACGAGATAGGGAATCAGCGGCTCATCGGCGGGCGGCATCGGGTAATTCCGCATGTCCCGGGGACGAACCCATTTCAGCGCCTGTCCTTCAAGACCGCGGGCAACGCCCTCATAGCGGCGGCACACGAACAGCGGCATCAGCAGGTGGAAGTCGTCATAGCCGTAACTGGCGAAAGTCAGCGGCGCCAGGCAGGCTTCCTTGGTCACAATCCCGATTTCTTCCATGAGTTCGCGGATCAACGCCGCTTCCGGAGTCTCGCCCTGTTCGACCTTGCCGCCCGGAAATTCCCAAAGCCCTGCCAGCTTCTTGCCCTCCGGCCGCTGAGTCAGCAGCACCCGGCCATCGGCATCGACCAGGGCGCAGGCGGCGACCAGCATTATCTTCTTGCCTGTCATCGAAGTCAGAATCCCGGTTTCTGGCGATAGGCGTAGCGATAGACCTCGCCGAACCCCAGCCCCTGGTAGAGCGCCACGGCGGCGGTGTTTGCAGTCTCGACCTGCAGCCATGCGGTATCGGCGCCGCGATGGCGCGCCCAGCGCAACGCCGCGATGACGACTTCACGTCCGTGGCCGGCGCGCCGCGTGTCCTTGCGCGTCGCCAGTTCGAACAGGCCGGCAAGATCGTTGTCATGAACGCACAGCGCGGTCGACAGCGGTCCGGTGGATTCGTTTTCCAGGACGAACAGGCCGCTCGGCGGACGTATCGAGCTCAGCACCTCGGTCAGGCCGGGCTTGAGGCTTTGCTCGCGCCCGTGCACCGCGATCGACGCATCGACATAACGCCCGACATCGCGCAAGGGAAGATGATCCATCCCGTCATTGATATCGAGGCTGTCGAGAGCGCCGGTCATCACGATGGTTTCGTCAAACCGGCGCCAGCCGAGCTTGTCGAGATAGGATTCCAGCGGTGGCGGCGCCAGCGGCGTTTGCCGGAACACGAGTGGCCGATCATAGGAATCGAAGCGGCGGGCGGCGCGTTCGACCCGGATCTCGATGCCGTCATGGTCGGACGGATCCAGCGGATTGACGGAATTCAGCCGCTTAGACGGATGGCCTGCGGTCAGCCTTATCTGCCAACTGCCGTCATACTGGATCGACGCCGCCGGCCACGCCCGGAATCCGACAGCTTCAAGTCTTCTGACAATCGCAAGATTTGGCACGCTAGCCTCGTGTTCGACATTGACGGAGACACCGCTTAGCTGCGGTAATCACCATTGATTTCCACATAGGCCTTGGTCAGATCGCAGGTGAACACCCTGGCCTTGCCGCGGCCAATGCCGAGATCCACCCTGATGGCGATTTCATCCTGCTTCATCACGTCCGAGGCCGCGGCTTCGCTGTAGGCCGGATCACGCTCGCCATCGACCGCCACCCGCACATCGCCAAACCAGATCGCAAGCTTGTCGCGCTCGGCCTTTTCGCCGGCCTTGCCGACCGCCATGACGATACGCCCCCAGTTGGCATCCTCGCCGGCAATCGCGGTCTTGACCAGCGGAGAATTGGCAATCGACCTTGCGATGCGTCCCGCTGCTTTGGCTGATGCCGCACCTGTCACCGTGATCTCGACCTGCTTGCGCGCACCCTCGCCATCGCGGACGATCTGGATCGCCAGGTCTTCCATGAGATCGGCCAGGGCTTTCGCAAAATTCCGGGCCCGCGGATCCGCAGCCGATGAAATCCCCCCGCGCCCCGGTCGGACGCAGCGCCGGTCGCAAAGACCATCAGCGTGTCAGAGGTCGAGGTGTCGCTGTCGATCGTCACCGCATTGAAGGTCGTACCGACATGACGTCCGAGCAGGACCTGCAGGGCCTGCGCCTCGATGTCGGCATCGGTGACGATGAAGGACAGCATGGTGGCCATGTCCGGCGCAATCATCCCCGCGCCCTTGGCCATGCCATTGAGTGTCACCGTCACCCCGTCGATCCGCGCGGTTCGCGTGGCAACCTTGGGATAGGTGTCGGTGGTCATGATCGCCCGCGCCGCGTCGATCCAGCGATCGCCGCTTGCCGTGACAGCCATCTGATCAAGAACCGTGGCGAACTTGCTTGCATCCAGCGGCTCGCCGATGACGCCCGTTGAGGCCAGGAAAACCTCGCTCTCCGAGCAGCCCACAGCCTTGGCGGCAGCCTGTGCAGTCAGTGTCGTGGCGGCAACGCCCTTTTGCCCGGTGAAGGCATTGGCGTTGCCGGAATTGACCACCAGCGCCCGCGCACTGGCCGCCGCCGAGATTTTCCCGGCAGAAGTCCACCGGCGCGGACGGACATTTCGATGTGGTGAAGACCCCCGCGACCGCCGCCGGCTTGTCAAACACCATCAGCATGACATCCGTCCGGCCCTTGTACTTGATCCCGGCCGCAGCCGTTTCGATCCGTACGCCTGCGACCGCAGGAAGCTCGGCATAGGACTTGGGAGCCAGGGGAGATATGTCGGTGGACATCTGAGGATCCTTGAAACGGCGGCGTCAGCCGGAACGGGCGTGGACTATTGCTGCTGATTGATGGCTTCGTAGGCGGCCTTCAGTTCGGGATCGATCACGTCGATCTCGATTTCGGCGCGTGCGGCCTTGATCAGGTCACCATAGCGCTCCCGCATCACCAGCTGCCGGACCTGGTCGGAAACGGCTTCAAAGGCCGGAGGCGCGGTTTCGCGGCGATCCTCGAGCTTGATCACGTGCCAGCCGAACTGGGTCTTGACCGGTTCCTTGGCATATTCGCCAGCCTTGAGCGTGAAGGCCACGGCTTCGAATTCCGGCACCATGCGTCCCTTGGTGAAATAGCCGAGTTCTCCACCCTGCGGCGCGCTCGGGCCGGTCGACTTTTCCTTGGCCAGTTCGGCAAAGTCCTTGCCCGCGTCCAGCTCTTCGATAACGGCCTTGGCTTCTTCCTCCGTCTTGAGAAGGATGTGGCGCGCGCTGACTTCCTCTTCCGGCGGTGTGGCGGCGATTTCCTTGTCGTAGCGCGCCTTGACGTCGGCATCGGTCACCGGGTCAACGACGGTCGCCTTGAAGATGGCATTGTGAAGCGCGCGGTCGCGCTGGAACTTCATCAGCGTCTTGAACTCTTCGCTCTCGTCGAACTTCTCGGCTTCAGCCTTGTGCGCCAGCGTCTTGATATCGATGACGGCAGCAAGTGCCGCAACGCGGCGCTGCTCTGCCGGCATCTGCGCGAACTGCGGATCGAGATCAGTCTCCGCCAGGGTCAGCTCGGAGGCCAGAACCTCGATACCGGCGACCGTGGCGACCACCGGATCGGCCTCATCAGCAGCATGGCCCTGGATTGGCAATAGTGCGATTGAACTCATCATAAGTGTGGCTGCAAGCTGCGATAGGCGCATGGATAGACCTTTCATTGTGAAGCTATTCGGGACGGCAAGCCAGGTACCCGTGGATTTTGGCCGCCTTAAGACGGTCTTTCGCCGCCGTTGACATCGTTCGACCCCCCTCTTATCTGTCAGCCAACCGTCCGTCCAGACGGCTTTCATGGAATGAAGGCCGGCGGGAAGGCGTTTTCCATTCGACACTCCGGTCGCAGGCCAGCGCCGGTTTTCAGCCCTGCCGTCCGTGCAGCCTCAAGAAAGGACCATAGTAATGGTCAAGTTCGGCGCAATCGCCCGCAAATTGTTCGGCTCCTCAAATGAACGCCGGATCCGGGCCTATAAGCCAAAAGTTGACGCCATCAATGCCCTGGAACCCGAACTCCGGGCGCTCAGCGACAGTGATCTGGTGGCGCGCACGACACAGTTCCGTGAACAGATCGCTGCCGGCACCTCGGTCGATGACCTTCTGGTCCCCGCCTTCGCCACCGTTCGCGAGGCCGCCCACCGCACTGTCGGGCTGCGCCCCTTCGATGTCCAGCTGATCGGCGGCATGATTCTCAACGAGAACGCCATCGCGGAAATGAAGACCGGCGAGGGCAAGACCCTGGTGGCCACGCTTGCGGTCTATCTCAATGCGCTGTCGGGCAAGGGCGTCCACGTCGTCACCGTCAACGACTATCTCGCCCGTCGTGACGCCGAATGGATGGCCCGGATCTATGGCTTTCTTGGCCTGACCACGGGAATTGTCGTCCACGGCATGGACGACAATGAACGCCGCGAGGCCTATGCCTGCGACATCACCTATGCCACCAACAACGAGCTCGGCTTCGATTACCTGCGCGACAACATGAAATATGATCGCGCCCAGATGGTCATGCGCGGCCACCATTACGCCATCGTCGACGAGGTCGATTCCATCCTGGTCGACGAGGCCCGCACGCCGCTGATCATTTCCGGGCCGCTGGACGACCGGTCGGATCTCTACACCCGCATCGACACGCTGATCGGCAAGCTCGAGCCTGACGATTACGAGATCGACGAAAAGCAGCGCTCCGCCACCTTCACCGAATCCGGCACCGAGAAGCTGGAAGCCATGCTGGCGGCGGAAGACATGCTCAAGGGCGAATCGCTCTATGATGTCGAAAACGTCGCCGTGGTTCACCACATCAACAACGCGCTCAAGGCGCACCGGCTTTTCACCCGCGACAAGGACTATATCGTCAAGGATGACGAGATCGTCATCATCGACGAGTTCACCGGCCGCATGATGCCGGGACGCCGCTATTCCGAAGGCCAGCACCAGGCGCTCGAGGCCAAGGAAGGCGTCAAGATCCAGCCGGAAAACCAGACGCTGGCCTCGATCACCTTCCAGAACTATTTCCGCATGTATTCCAAGCTTGCCGGCATGACCGGCACGGCCTCCACCGAGGCAGAGGAATTTGGAAACATCTACGGCCTCGACGTTGTCGAAGTGCCGACCAATGTGCCCATCGCCCGTATTGATGAAGACGACGAGGTCTACCGCACCGTCGAGGAAAAATACCAGGCGATCATCGACGACATCAAGCAATCGCGCGCCAAGAAACAGCCGGTTCTGGTCGGCACCACCTCGATCGACAAGTCCGAAATTCTCGCCGA
This window harbors:
- the ubiG gene encoding bifunctional 2-polyprenyl-6-hydroxyphenol methylase/3-demethylubiquinol 3-O-methyltransferase UbiG codes for the protein MSQAERTTIDQGEVERFSAMAAEWWNPQGKFRPLHKFNPVRLTYIRDHVAAHFGRDAKSDKPLSGLRLLDIGCGGGLLCEPMARMGAEVLGADASRVNIEVASLHAAQSGVDVSYEAITSEDLAARGERFDVVLNMEVVEHVADVDLFLSSCAEMVKPGGLMFVATINRTMKAMAFAIVGAEYVLRWLPRGTHQYEKLVRPEEIETPLAASGMTVIERTGVSYNPLQDQWNLSRDMDVNYMMLAERPKSG
- a CDS encoding DUF1178 family protein, coding for MIRFSLHCEKEHAFEGWFSSSADFDAQCERGLVECPVCGSRQIGKALMAPALAVSRQTPSRPLAMDPERREALRKLREMVQAVKQNSEDVGDRFADEARKIHHGESEARGIIGKASSEDAKSLIEDGIEIAPLPEFPDDLS
- a CDS encoding carbon-nitrogen hydrolase family protein — translated: MREMIVAAVQMRSGVSVPANIAAMEDLVRQAAARGARYVQTPEMTGALVKDREALRKSLRPEAEDPVLRAASKLATDLGIYLHIGSTAVDAGNGMAGNRGVVFAPDGARLAGYDKIHMFDVDLDNGESWRESATYQSGDKAVTVDLDGALLGMGICYDVRFPHLFRDLALAGAEILTAPAAFTRQTGEAHWHVLQRARAIENGAFMVSAAQGGVHEDGRETYGHSMIVDPWGRVLAEMQGDEPGVIVAGLALDEVRAARSKIPNLKNARSYRLDKGLRTSMGEQVA
- the grxC gene encoding glutaredoxin 3, with product MPDVIIYTRQFCGFCTAAKRLLDDKGAGYTEHDATFSPDLRQEMIAKANGRTTFPQIFIGSTHVGGCDELMALERAGKLDPMLKEA
- a CDS encoding ComF family protein is translated as MYPTDASHHLQGLKLAFARAGAGLMRLVYPPVCAGCGKMTDRPAALCPVCWGTVRFIEGPFCEITGLPFDHDRGEGLVSPQAIADPPRYAKARAAVFHDGVARKIVHRLKYADRADLAPMMAAWMVRAGRDVIDDSDVIVAVPLHRGRLFSRRYNQSAELARMLARLTGKPFLPGAMRRIRATRQQVGLGLRARQDNVRGAFLAVPEQAHRINGLKVLLVDDVLTTGATLEAATRALLRGGASRVNVLTFARVASQGEETLYA
- a CDS encoding methyltransferase domain-containing protein produces the protein MDRLFDHALMHQRRLRALARPVPGADFLVRRIAEDMAERLSVVERHFDHPVQVHGGLPHAADAMQATGKTANFRFVDLCALPGIDARAVTLADPDHVPLPPESADLLVSPLALHLTNDTPGVLVQMRRALKPDGLLLAAAPGAGTLGELRESLLAAESELTGGANARVHPFADIRDYGALLQRAGFALPVTDIDDVVVRYSDMFGLLRDLRAMGMTSLLSDRSREPAGRKLFLRAAQIYAERFSDPDGRIRASFPVIHLSGWAPHENQQKPLKPGSAKARLADALKAPEQKLPR
- a CDS encoding Flp family type IVb pilin, with product MKNLLYRFLEDRSGATAIEYGLITSLIAIALVAGGISLGNAITGTMDNAALHLENSR
- the mutT gene encoding 8-oxo-dGTP diphosphatase MutT, with protein sequence MTGKKIMLVAACALVDADGRVLLTQRPEGKKLAGLWEFPGGKVEQGETPEAALIRELMEEIGIVTKEACLAPLTFASYGYDDFHLLMPLFVCRRYEGVARGLEGQALKWVRPRDMRNYPMPPADEPLIPYLVDLL
- a CDS encoding GNAT family N-acetyltransferase: MPNLAIVRRLEAVGFRAWPAASIQYDGSWQIRLTAGHPSKRLNSVNPLDPSDHDGIEIRVERAARRFDSYDRPLVFRQTPLAPPPLESYLDKLGWRRFDETIVMTGALDSLDINDGMDHLPLRDVGRYVDASIAVHGREQSLKPGLTEVLSSIRPPSGLFVLENESTGPLSTALCVHDNDLAGLFELATRKDTRRAGHGREVVIAALRWARHRGADTAWLQVETANTAAVALYQGLGFGEVYRYAYRQKPGF
- a CDS encoding peptidylprolyl isomerase gives rise to the protein MMSSIALLPIQGHAADEADPVVATVAGIEVLASELTLAETDLDPQFAQMPAEQRRVAALAAVIDIKTLAHKAEAEKFDESEEFKTLMKFQRDRALHNAIFKATVVDPVTDADVKARYDKEIAATPPEEEVSARHILLKTEEEAKAVIEELDAGKDFAELAKEKSTGPSAPQGGELGYFTKGRMVPEFEAVAFTLKAGEYAKEPVKTQFGWHVIKLEDRRETAPPAFEAVSDQVRQLVMRERYGDLIKAARAEIEIDVIDPELKAAYEAINQQQ
- the secA gene encoding preprotein translocase subunit SecA, yielding MVKFGAIARKLFGSSNERRIRAYKPKVDAINALEPELRALSDSDLVARTTQFREQIAAGTSVDDLLVPAFATVREAAHRTVGLRPFDVQLIGGMILNENAIAEMKTGEGKTLVATLAVYLNALSGKGVHVVTVNDYLARRDAEWMARIYGFLGLTTGIVVHGMDDNERREAYACDITYATNNELGFDYLRDNMKYDRAQMVMRGHHYAIVDEVDSILVDEARTPLIISGPLDDRSDLYTRIDTLIGKLEPDDYEIDEKQRSATFTESGTEKLEAMLAAEDMLKGESLYDVENVAVVHHINNALKAHRLFTRDKDYIVKDDEIVIIDEFTGRMMPGRRYSEGQHQALEAKEGVKIQPENQTLASITFQNYFRMYSKLAGMTGTASTEAEEFGNIYGLDVVEVPTNVPIARIDEDDEVYRTVEEKYQAIIDDIKQSRAKKQPVLVGTTSIDKSEILADLLRREGVEDFKVLNARYHEQEAYIVSQAGVPGAVTIATNMAGRGTDIQLGGNADMRVAQELGAMPEGPEREAKEKIIRAEVQKLKDEALAAGGLYVLATERHESRRIDNQLRGRSGRQGDPGRSKFFLSLQDDLMRIFGSERMDSMLKTLGLKDGEPIIHPWINKALERAQKKVEARNFDIRKNLLKFDDVMNDQRKVVFEQRKELMDAESVSETIEDMRQEVIDGLVKLHIPERAYAEQWNVEELKKGVQAYLNLDLPIEEWAAEEGIAEDDIHARITEAANKLAKERAERFGPEVMTYVEKSVVLQTLDHLWREHLVNLDHLRSVVGFRGYAQRDPLQEYKSEAFELFQALLANLRQAVMAQLMRVEIVREAAAAPEPELPEGMEGHHLDATTGEDEFTAPEAQPAPAVVAPEDRDPEDESTWGKVGRNEACPCGSGKKYKHCHGAF